The DNA window CCGGCTTGAAGGTGTCGGCCCTGTGCCTGGGCACCATGACCTTTGGGGGCAAAGGCCGCTCGGCCGTCACCGGGGCCCTCGACCAGACGGCCGCCGATGAGTTGCTGCGCCGGGCCGTGGCCGCTGGGGTCAACTTTATCGACACGGCCAACGTGTACTCCGAGGGCTTGTCGGAGGAAATTACCGGCCAGGCCATCCGCAACCTGGGCCTGGACCGCGACTCGTTGGTGCTGGCCACTAAAGTGCGGGGCAAAATGGGCGAAGGCCCCAACGAGGTAGGACTTACGCGCAAGCACATCATGCAGCAGGCCGAAGCCAGCCTCAAGCGCCTGCATACCGACTACCTCGACCTCTACCAGCTGCACGCCTACGACCCGCTCACGCCGCTGGACGAAACCTTGCGGGCGCTCGATGACCTCGTGCGCCAGGGCAAGGTGCGCTACATTGGGGCCAGCAACCTGGCCGCCTGGCAGCTGATGAAGGCCCTGGCCACGGCCGATAGCCGCCAGCTGGAGCGTTTCGCCTCGCTGCAGGCCTACTATACCATCGCCGGCCGGGACCTGGAGCGCGAAATGGTGCCGCTGCTACTTGACCAAAAGGTGGGCCTGCTGGTATGGAGCCCGCTGGCCGGCGGCCTGCTCTCAGGCAAGTACACCCGCGATGGCCAAAACCAGGAAGGCGGCCGCCGCGACCGGCTCGACTTTCCCCTCGTCGACCGCAACCGGGCCTTCAATGTCCTCGACGTGCTACACCCGCTGGCCGAAACCAAAGGTGCCACGGTGGCCCAACTCGCCTTGGCCTGGCTGCTGCACCAGCCGGTAGTAAGCAGCGTCATCATGGGGGCTACCAAGCCCGAGCAGCTCGACGCCAACCTGGCCGCCGTGGACGTGACGTTCACGCCGGAGGAGTTGCGCCATCTCGAAGAGGTCAGCCAACTGCCGGCTGAATACCCCGGCTGGATGCTCAACTACACCACCAGCGACCGCACCATCAGCTAACGGGCAGGCCCGGTGCCGGTTGCCTCCTGACACCTGTCGGTCTGGGGCGAACAATGAAAAGGGCCGGCCGCTTATTTCACCCTGGATTCGGTCAGGTTACCAGACCGAGCGGGAAGCGAGCGGCTGGCCCGAATAGGGCCGCCGCCAGCGGGGACACGCGACTACAGGACAATGCCGGTAGAATTTCTGAGCGACGAGCAGGCGGCCCGCTATGGGCGCTACCAGACGGACCTTAGCCCGGAACAACTGGCCCGTTTCTTTTACCTGAGTCCGCAGGACCTACAGTTTCTGGCCGACTACCGCCGGGCGTACACCCAACTCGGGTGTGCTGTGCAGTTGTGTACACTCCGGTTTTTAGGCACGTTTCTGCCCATCCCTACCCAGGTGCCGGCCGTCGTGGTGGCCACCTTGGCGCAGCAGCTTCAGGTAGGCACTGACGCGTGGCCTGCGCGGTATACCCGCCCAAATACGCTCTCGGACCACCAGGCCCGCATTGTGGCGTACCTGGGCTTTGCGGCCTATGGGGGCCGGCAAGCATTCCGCCTCACGCGCTGTCTACCTGAAGCACGGCCCCGCTGCGGGGCATGGCGCTGCCGCGCTCTACCAAGGTAACGCGCAAGCCGGCCCGCGCCAGTGCCAGACTGGCCATCAGGCCCGCCAGCGACGCGCCAACCACAATGGCCGTGCCCGTTGTAGGAGTAAACGCCTTGGAGGGTATTGCTGGGAAGCTAACTTGTTTTGTCTTCTTCATTATTGCTTTTCAAGCTGTTGACCTCACGTGCAAGGGCAATTTCCCAGGGCGAAGTCCCATTAGTTAGCTGGGGAGGCTTGGCGGGCAGCCAGCACCGTTTCCAGCAACTGCTGCCCCGTTGTAGCAGCTTGGGTGCCCACGGCGCCTTCGACGACAACCAGCAGTTCACGCAGCTGCGCCTCGGATATGCCCACGTTGAGGGCGCCATGGTAGTGGGGCAGCGCCAAGGGCTCCTGCATGCTGGTCAGGGCGGCTACCGTCACCAGCTCACGTTCCTGGAAGCTGAGCACGTCACTGCCGAAGAGGTCGGCAAACAGGTGCTCTTTCAGAAAGCCGTCCAGTACGGGATTGAAGGAAAAGGCGGCGGTGAGCTGCTCCGGACTCATGCCGGTCACCACTACCTGGTTTTGCTCGCCCCGCGCGTACTTGCTCGCCGTATCGGTTATGGGGGTGGCTGCCCGGCCCTGGGTGTCCTGAATTCCCCGGGCGCGGCGTTCCTGCACCACGTCCCGGAAGAGGTTTGTGCCCCGCACGCTGGCCGCAAAGCCGCAGTAGGCGTACAGGTGCGCCAGCTCTTCGTTGATTTCATTGATGGTCAGGCCGGCCGCCAGCCCGTCGGCTAAGGCACCTTTTAATTTGGCCACGTTGCTGGTCGCCGTAAGGGCCGATATCGTGACGAGATGGCGCTGCTTGGGCGTCAGGTGCTCCGCGTTATGTTCCATGTTAACAGGGGGGTAGTAGGTGGATAAACGAGCTGCCCAAGCGTCTTGCCAAGGGCTTCATTTACACTAGCAAAGTTCCGGTCAGATTCCCCCTGGCCGTTAAAGACATTCAAACCAAAAACTATGAAATGCAAACCGAAAGCACGCCGCAACTTTTCTGCTTTGTGCAGACTAATGGCATCGCCCAACGCGCAAAAAAGGCGTGGTCAACCGACCACGCCTTTGTCTTGGCAGGTAACTACCCCGGTTGCCTAAGCCTTCGCGGGAAAGACTACCCCGGTAAGCCGGCCGCATTCCGCTAACAGCTGCTCCTGTACGGCCACGTCACTGGCTTGGGCATGGGTGCTGCTGGGCCGCTGGTGGTGCAGGTACTGCCCGGTGATGCGGGCCGCCGGGTCCTCGCCAGCCGCCAGCCAGGCCTGGGTTTCGGCCCCTTTGGTCAGGTTGTCGGGAGCACCCGCCCCGCCCATTTTCGTGGGTACCCAGCCGGGGTCGACGGCGTTGGAAAGCACGGCGGGCCAGTGCCGCGCCACGGCATTGGAAAGCAGCAAGTCGTGCAATTTGGAGTCGCAGTAGGCCTGGGTCGTGTTCCAGGGCCGCTGCTGCCAGGTCAGGTCGTGCAGGCTGGCGTCGCCCTGGCGGTGCATGCCCGAGCTCAGGTACACCAGCCGGGCGGGGCGCTCAATGAGACAGGTCAGCACGTAGGGGGCCAGCGTATTGACGGCCAGCAGGGGCGGCCACCCATCGGCCGTGGGCACGAGCTGGGGCACCTGGTAGAGGCCCGCGTTGTGAATGATGGCGTCGAAGTGACCGAGCTGATTGACCTGCTGGGCCACCTGCTGCATGCCGGCCAGGGTAGAAAGGTCGCCCACTACGGCCGCTTCGGCCTGCGGCACGGCTGCGCGGGCTTGGTGGGCTCGTTCGGCGTTGCGGCCGTGCAGCACGACCTGGTGGCCCTGCGCGACTAGCTGGCGGGCAGCTAGCTGGCCCAGCCCATCAGCCGAGCCGGTGATGAAAATACGCGCCATAGTGAGAGGGTGGTAGGCTAGATGTTGAAATGCGCCTGGCTGATCATCTTTACGAGGGCCGGGTTGTGGTGGTCGAAGATGGTGGTCTTCTTCGTGTCCAGCGTTTTAATGGCGGCTAGGTCTTCGGCCGCCAGCTCGAAGTCGAAAATCTGACTGTTCTCGATGATGCGCTCCTTCTTCACCGACTTAGGAATGACCACGATGCCGCGCTGCGTAAGCCAGCGCAGGATAATCTGGGCCACCGAGCGCTGGTATTTGGCCGCGATGGACTGGAGCAGCTCGTTGTCGAAAATGGTGGGGTCCTGGGCAAACGGGCTCCACGATTCCAGCACGATGCCGTGCTCCCGCAAAAACTGCTGCGCTTCCTCCTGCTGCCAGTAGGGGTGCGTCTCAATCTGATTGACGGCCGGCACGACCTCGTGGTGCAAGATGAAGTCCATCAGGCGATCAGGGTAAAAGTTGCTGACACCGATGGCCCGGATGCGGCCGGCTTTGTACAGCTCTTCCATGGCCCGCCACGAGCCGTACAGGTCGCCGTAGGGCTGGTGAATCAGGTACAAGTCCAGGTAATCGAGGCCGAGGCGCTGCAACGACTTCTCGAACGCCACTTTCGTAGACTCGTAGCCGGCGTCCTGAATCCAGAGCTTGGTCGTGATAAACAACTCCTCACGGGGCACGCCGCTGCGCTGGATGCCCTTACCGACGGCCTCCTCATTCTGGTAGGCGGCGGCCGTATCAATCAGGCGGTAGCCGGCCTGGATGGCTTCGAAGACGGCCGTTTCGCATTCGGCGGCATCAGGTACCTGAAAGACGCCGAGGCCGAAGATGGGCATTTCTACCCCGTTGTTCAATTTGATGGTTTGCATGAAGGTAAGTGTAAGTAGGGGGTGTAAGGAGTCGCCTACTAGGCGGGCGGTAAAATCTCGTTCAGACAGGCCACGGCGTTGAGCGTGCGCGGGTAGCCTACGTAGGGCAGCAGCTGCGTGAGGACGTTGATAAGGGTCTGGCGGTCATTGCCCACGTTGGCATTCCCTTGGATGTGGCCCTTCATCTGGGGTTCGGTACCGCCCAGCGCAATCAGGGCCGACAGGATGACGATTTCGCGGGTTGGGTGGTCCAGCCCCGTGCGGGTGAAGTAGTCGCCGAAGCAGTTAGCCGACAGAAAGTGCTGAAAGTGCAGCAGGTCCTGGGGCGCGTTTTTGTGCAGGTCGTCCAGCTTGGGTCCCACCACGATGCGCTGCACGGCATAGCCCTCAGCAAACCGGGTTTCGGGCGTGGTCGTCGACTGGCTTTCCAGCGGCAGTTCAATTCCTTTCTCAATAAACCGCTGATTGGTGGTTTGTAGGAAGTCCCCCACCCGGGCCATACCCACGTAGGGCACCACCTGGTAGAGCACTTCCTTGATTTCAACCGGCGTGACGCCTGCCGTCAGCGCCGCGTCTAGCAGCTGGCGGTATTGGGAGAGGGCCTGCCCGCCAACAGTCGCTGCCAGCAGGGCTAGTAGCCGCTTTTTTACGTCCAGCTCGTCGTGCTGGACCACGTCGCCAAACGCAAAGTTGTGAAACACCGCTACCAGGTCGGGGTCCGTGGCCTGGGCCGCGGGCTGTTGGCCTGGCCAGAGCTGCTCGTAGGTGCGAACGGCGGCTTCGCTCAGCTGCAAATACTCGTTGGGCGGCTGGGTGCCCGGGTCGGTTAAGGAGGTCATGGTCAGAGGGCAGGAGTTGACCGCTCCGCGTCCTGGCGAAAGGCCAGAGGCGTGCGGCCAGTCTGCTGTTTAAAGAAGTGGCGGAAGGTGTCCGGCTGCGCAAAGCCCAGGCTGGCGGCAATGGCGGCCACGCTCCAATCGGTGTATTCGAGCAATGCCTGTGCTTCGTGGCCGACGCGGTGGGCAATGTGCGCCGCCGGGGATAGGCCGGTGGTGGCCTGCACCGCCCGGTTTAGCTGGCGGACGGCAATGGCGAGCCGGTCGGCAAAGGCCGCGGCTGTTTTCAGGCACAGCCCCTGCTCGGGGCTTTCAATGGGAAACTGCCGTTCCAGCAGCTCCAAAAAGAGGGCCGTAATGCGGGCCGCCGCGTTTTTGGGCCGGTCAAAGTGGGTGGATGGCTGCAGTCGCCGCACCTCGTGCAGTAACAAGTGGAGGTAGCTGCGAATCAGCTCGTCCCGAAACAAGTACGTGGCCTGCTGCTGCGCCAGTATCTTCTGGAACAGGTCTTCCACGTAGGCCGCCTGCGCCTCATTCAGCTGAAACACCGGCGTGCCCCCGCTGGCAAATACCGGCGACTGCTGCCAGCTGGTCGCCGCGTCGTGGTTGCCCATAAACTCCTCGCTGAACAGGCAGGCGTAGCCGTGCTGCTCGGCCGAGCGCAGTTCCATGGAACACGGAATGAGCGGGCTGGCGAAGAACAGGCACGTACCGCTCAGCGCAATGCTTTTGTCGGCGTAGTGAATGGTGCTTTCGCCCCGCAGCAGGCATACTTTGTAGAAATCCCGCCGGTTGAAGGACGGTACCGAATGCTGCACCAGGTCTATTTCGTAGGCCTTGAAGCCTTTCAGCTGCCGCGCACCGGCCTGGTGGTCGGCGGCAGCCAGCACTTCCTTGTTCATGAGATAAGGGGGTAAACCAACTCCGCCCGCGCACGCCGCCGCATACCCGGTGGTGTCCGGGCAGGGTGGGAGTACGAACAGTCAGTGTTGGGGACGCTGGCAGCGGTAGCGCTACGCGGCGGAAACTGCTTTGCGGCAGGCCAGGGGGGTGCTGCCGGTGTGCTTCTTGAAGAAGTTGTTGAAGTACGTGGGGTACTCAAAGCCCAGGCTGTAGGCAATGTCGGCCACGCTCCAGTCGGTGTGTTGCAGCAGAGCCTTGGCCTCGTCCAGAATGCGGCCGGTGATGTGCGCACTCGTGGGCTTGCCGGTGATTTCCTTCACCGCCCGGTTCAGGCTGTTGACGTGCACGGCCAGCCGGTCGGCAAATTCCTGGGGCGTTTTGAGCGCCAGCCTCTGCTGGGGGCTTTCCAATGGAAACAGGCGCTCCAGCAGCTCCAGAAAGAGCGAGGCGATGCGGGCCGCTCCATTTTTGGGCTGAAAGGAATGCTCGTAGGGCTGCAGGTGCAGCGTCTCGTGAATCAGCAGCTGCAGGTAGGTGCGAATCAGCTCCCCTTTAAAGGGGTAATCCGTGTTCTCCTCGGCCTGCATCTTCTGGAAAATGCTGGTCAGGTAGGCCGCCTGCGTTTCATCGAGCTGGAACACCGGGGTGCCTCCCAGCTGAAACAAGGGCGACTGCTGCAGGCTCTCCGACCGCTCGCCGCTGCCTTTCACGAACTCCTCGCTGAACAGGCAGGCGTACCCCTGGTGCTGGTCCGTGCGCAATTCCATCGAATACGGAATGTGCGGGTTGGAGAAGAACAGGTAGGTACCGTCCAGCTCGATGCTCTTGTTGGCGTAATGAATCACGCACTGCGTGGTCATGATGCTCACCTTGTAGTAGTCCCGCCGGCTGTAGAGCAGGGGCGTCTGTTGGGGCTGACGTACTTCGTACAGCTTAAAGCCGCGCAGC is part of the Hymenobacter sublimis genome and encodes:
- a CDS encoding aldo/keto reductase, encoding MQYRLLGQTGLKVSALCLGTMTFGGKGRSAVTGALDQTAADELLRRAVAAGVNFIDTANVYSEGLSEEITGQAIRNLGLDRDSLVLATKVRGKMGEGPNEVGLTRKHIMQQAEASLKRLHTDYLDLYQLHAYDPLTPLDETLRALDDLVRQGKVRYIGASNLAAWQLMKALATADSRQLERFASLQAYYTIAGRDLEREMVPLLLDQKVGLLVWSPLAGGLLSGKYTRDGQNQEGGRRDRLDFPLVDRNRAFNVLDVLHPLAETKGATVAQLALAWLLHQPVVSSVIMGATKPEQLDANLAAVDVTFTPEELRHLEEVSQLPAEYPGWMLNYTTSDRTIS
- a CDS encoding DUF4158 domain-containing protein; the encoded protein is MPVEFLSDEQAARYGRYQTDLSPEQLARFFYLSPQDLQFLADYRRAYTQLGCAVQLCTLRFLGTFLPIPTQVPAVVVATLAQQLQVGTDAWPARYTRPNTLSDHQARIVAYLGFAAYGGRQAFRLTRCLPEARPRCGAWRCRALPR
- a CDS encoding FAD-dependent oxidoreductase; amino-acid sequence: MKKTKQVSFPAIPSKAFTPTTGTAIVVGASLAGLMASLALARAGLRVTLVERGSAMPRSGAVLQVDSA
- a CDS encoding carboxymuconolactone decarboxylase family protein — protein: MEHNAEHLTPKQRHLVTISALTATSNVAKLKGALADGLAAGLTINEINEELAHLYAYCGFAASVRGTNLFRDVVQERRARGIQDTQGRAATPITDTASKYARGEQNQVVVTGMSPEQLTAAFSFNPVLDGFLKEHLFADLFGSDVLSFQERELVTVAALTSMQEPLALPHYHGALNVGISEAQLRELLVVVEGAVGTQAATTGQQLLETVLAARQASPAN
- a CDS encoding SDR family NAD(P)-dependent oxidoreductase translates to MARIFITGSADGLGQLAARQLVAQGHQVVLHGRNAERAHQARAAVPQAEAAVVGDLSTLAGMQQVAQQVNQLGHFDAIIHNAGLYQVPQLVPTADGWPPLLAVNTLAPYVLTCLIERPARLVYLSSGMHRQGDASLHDLTWQQRPWNTTQAYCDSKLHDLLLSNAVARHWPAVLSNAVDPGWVPTKMGGAGAPDNLTKGAETQAWLAAGEDPAARITGQYLHHQRPSSTHAQASDVAVQEQLLAECGRLTGVVFPAKA
- a CDS encoding aldo/keto reductase — translated: MQTIKLNNGVEMPIFGLGVFQVPDAAECETAVFEAIQAGYRLIDTAAAYQNEEAVGKGIQRSGVPREELFITTKLWIQDAGYESTKVAFEKSLQRLGLDYLDLYLIHQPYGDLYGSWRAMEELYKAGRIRAIGVSNFYPDRLMDFILHHEVVPAVNQIETHPYWQQEEAQQFLREHGIVLESWSPFAQDPTIFDNELLQSIAAKYQRSVAQIILRWLTQRGIVVIPKSVKKERIIENSQIFDFELAAEDLAAIKTLDTKKTTIFDHHNPALVKMISQAHFNI
- a CDS encoding carboxymuconolactone decarboxylase family protein, with translation MTSLTDPGTQPPNEYLQLSEAAVRTYEQLWPGQQPAAQATDPDLVAVFHNFAFGDVVQHDELDVKKRLLALLAATVGGQALSQYRQLLDAALTAGVTPVEIKEVLYQVVPYVGMARVGDFLQTTNQRFIEKGIELPLESQSTTTPETRFAEGYAVQRIVVGPKLDDLHKNAPQDLLHFQHFLSANCFGDYFTRTGLDHPTREIVILSALIALGGTEPQMKGHIQGNANVGNDRQTLINVLTQLLPYVGYPRTLNAVACLNEILPPA
- a CDS encoding AraC family transcriptional regulator, which translates into the protein MNKEVLAAADHQAGARQLKGFKAYEIDLVQHSVPSFNRRDFYKVCLLRGESTIHYADKSIALSGTCLFFASPLIPCSMELRSAEQHGYACLFSEEFMGNHDAATSWQQSPVFASGGTPVFQLNEAQAAYVEDLFQKILAQQQATYLFRDELIRSYLHLLLHEVRRLQPSTHFDRPKNAAARITALFLELLERQFPIESPEQGLCLKTAAAFADRLAIAVRQLNRAVQATTGLSPAAHIAHRVGHEAQALLEYTDWSVAAIAASLGFAQPDTFRHFFKQQTGRTPLAFRQDAERSTPAL
- a CDS encoding helix-turn-helix domain-containing protein; this translates as MSTGSGVSPVELNTSDLKLRGFKLYEVRQPQQTPLLYSRRDYYKVSIMTTQCVIHYANKSIELDGTYLFFSNPHIPYSMELRTDQHQGYACLFSEEFVKGSGERSESLQQSPLFQLGGTPVFQLDETQAAYLTSIFQKMQAEENTDYPFKGELIRTYLQLLIHETLHLQPYEHSFQPKNGAARIASLFLELLERLFPLESPQQRLALKTPQEFADRLAVHVNSLNRAVKEITGKPTSAHITGRILDEAKALLQHTDWSVADIAYSLGFEYPTYFNNFFKKHTGSTPLACRKAVSAA